From a region of the Bacteroidota bacterium genome:
- a CDS encoding nucleotidyltransferase family protein, with amino-acid sequence MFTKTEIITFLEDHMDYLRNHLNVKHIGIFGSFARDEQSDISDIDILVQFQENTPNLFEKRLELKEFLQLNFGRNVDICHKDAIKPVFRDMILKEAIYV; translated from the coding sequence ATGTTCACTAAAACGGAAATAATAACATTTCTTGAGGATCATATGGATTATCTGCGTAACCACCTCAATGTGAAACATATCGGTATCTTTGGTTCCTTTGCCAGGGATGAACAATCTGATATTAGCGATATAGATATTCTTGTTCAATTTCAGGAAAATACTCCGAATTTGTTTGAAAAGCGTCTGGAGCTCAAAGAATTTCTTCAATTGAATTTTGGAAGGAATGTGGATATATGTCACAAAGATGCTATTAAACCGGTTTTCAGGGACATGATACTTAAGGAGGCGATTTATGTATAA
- a CDS encoding ATP-binding protein has translation MNPFTLNYQPKYFCDRVSETRQLHEYAINELNTLLHSPRRLGKSALIRHLFHQYEQSDTFETIFVDLFATRDMEGLIRSFAEKLLDKYHKKNLLSGIKILLKGLSPTLTFSREGSPKLGLSINESQQETTLHDLLMYLEKLKKKVIVAFDEFQEIASYPEKAEAILRTHMQELNNVHFIFSGSSNHLLKDMFFSAKRPFYQSTEVIVLDKINRNIYADHISALFSQFNKKIDTEAVNHLLDFSEVYTYYTQVICNQAFYKTDDVLDLEQAMLITESYLENRKSDFHSLFNLLPENQKRVAIAIANKGTVSSPTGIDFLLYYKLPSVSSTLQAVNTLINKEILYRTPDGYVIYDVFFRRFLEMYYRQ, from the coding sequence ATGAATCCTTTTACACTGAATTATCAACCTAAGTATTTCTGCGACAGAGTTTCGGAAACCAGACAATTGCATGAGTATGCTATTAACGAGTTAAATACCCTGTTACACAGTCCGAGAAGACTGGGCAAGAGTGCTCTTATCCGTCATTTGTTTCATCAGTATGAGCAGAGTGATACATTTGAAACAATCTTTGTGGATCTATTTGCTACCAGAGATATGGAAGGACTTATAAGGTCATTTGCAGAAAAACTACTCGATAAATATCATAAAAAGAACCTTCTTTCCGGGATCAAAATCCTTCTTAAAGGATTAAGCCCTACTTTAACATTTTCGCGGGAAGGTTCCCCGAAACTTGGCTTGAGCATAAATGAAAGCCAACAGGAAACAACTCTTCATGATCTGCTCATGTATCTCGAAAAACTAAAGAAAAAGGTTATAGTAGCTTTTGATGAATTTCAGGAAATAGCCTCTTATCCTGAAAAAGCAGAAGCTATTCTGAGAACCCATATGCAGGAACTGAATAATGTTCACTTTATTTTTTCAGGAAGTTCAAATCATTTATTAAAGGACATGTTCTTTAGTGCGAAGCGTCCTTTCTATCAGAGTACCGAGGTGATCGTGCTGGATAAGATCAATAGGAATATATACGCAGATCATATTTCTGCATTATTTAGTCAATTTAATAAAAAAATTGATACAGAAGCCGTGAATCATTTATTGGATTTTTCAGAGGTCTATACCTATTATACCCAAGTCATTTGCAATCAGGCATTTTATAAGACAGATGATGTACTTGACCTTGAACAGGCTATGCTGATCACAGAATCTTATCTTGAAAACCGTAAGTCGGATTTCCACAGTCTGTTCAATCTGTTACCAGAAAACCAGAAAAGGGTTGCCATAGCTATAGCGAACAAAGGGACAGTATCTTCACCCACGGGGATCGATTTTTTATTATATTATAAATTACCATCTGTTTCATCGACACTTCAGGCCGTAAATACCCTTATAAACAAAGAAATACTTTACCGTACTCCTGATGGATATGTTATCTATGATGTGTTTTTCAGAAGGTTCCTGGAAATGTATTACAGGCAATAG
- a CDS encoding MFS transporter, which produces MTDVSQFRKGDKKVIRGWVMYDWANSVYQLTISSTIFPIYYNTVTRSGDNDTVSFFGAKVINTVLFSWAIAAAYLIVAACSPLFSSIADYTGRRKAFMQVFTWIGAISCGTLFFFNSSNVELGIVAFAMGTIGYGGSIVFYNSFLPVIAEPEDQDRISARGYSMGYLGGVVLLLFNLLMIMQPQLFGIPAGSSLPARISFLTVFVWWIGFSQITFYRLPKYTFRKRIKKANVLTNGYKELRIVFNYVRKSYKLSLYLIGFFFIMMGLLTVMFMAATYGEKELGLKEDVLIPTILVIQLVGMFGAWLFARLSGWFGNLRALIFSVVSWVIITIGAFYIHHAAGFITAAVFIGIVMGGTQSLARSTYSKMLPETTDHTSFFSFYDVMEKMATVLGTFSFGVIEAITGNMRYSVLAICTFFIIGLVFMLLLLRKSVTAGARI; this is translated from the coding sequence ATAACCGACGTTTCCCAATTCCGTAAAGGAGACAAGAAAGTGATCCGTGGCTGGGTCATGTACGACTGGGCAAATTCTGTTTACCAATTGACTATTTCCTCTACTATTTTCCCCATTTATTATAATACTGTTACCCGTTCGGGGGATAATGATACGGTTTCCTTCTTTGGTGCCAAGGTCATCAATACGGTATTATTTTCATGGGCTATTGCAGCAGCCTATCTGATTGTGGCTGCATGTTCGCCGCTTTTTTCATCCATTGCCGACTATACAGGCCGGCGTAAAGCCTTCATGCAGGTCTTCACCTGGATTGGAGCTATCTCGTGCGGCACGCTTTTTTTCTTCAACTCCTCGAATGTCGAACTGGGCATCGTTGCTTTCGCTATGGGAACCATAGGGTATGGCGGCAGCATCGTATTCTATAACTCATTCCTGCCTGTCATTGCCGAACCTGAAGACCAGGACCGTATCAGTGCAAGAGGTTACTCAATGGGTTACCTGGGAGGTGTTGTTCTGCTGCTGTTCAATCTCCTGATGATTATGCAGCCTCAGTTATTTGGAATACCGGCGGGTTCCTCCCTGCCAGCCCGCATTTCATTTCTTACCGTCTTCGTATGGTGGATAGGTTTTTCGCAGATCACGTTTTACCGGTTGCCCAAATATACGTTCCGCAAACGCATCAAAAAGGCCAATGTGCTGACCAATGGCTACAAAGAGCTCCGGATCGTTTTCAACTATGTCCGCAAGTCATATAAGCTGAGCCTCTACCTTATCGGTTTCTTTTTTATCATGATGGGGCTTCTGACAGTTATGTTCATGGCAGCCACTTACGGTGAAAAAGAGCTGGGACTGAAGGAGGATGTGCTCATCCCGACTATTCTTGTCATTCAGCTTGTGGGAATGTTTGGAGCTTGGTTATTTGCAAGACTGTCGGGCTGGTTCGGCAATCTCAGGGCGCTGATCTTTTCAGTCGTTTCATGGGTCATCATTACAATAGGCGCCTTTTATATTCATCATGCCGCCGGCTTTATCACAGCTGCCGTATTCATTGGCATTGTCATGGGCGGCACGCAGTCACTGGCACGGTCAACTTACTCCAAGATGTTACCTGAGACCACCGACCATACCTCTTTTTTCAGTTTCTATGATGTTATGGAGAAAATGGCCACTGTCCTGGGCACCTTCAGCTTCGGCGTCATCGAAGCCATCACAGGAAATATGCGTTATTCCGTATTGGCGATCTGCACCTTTTTTATCATCGGCTTGGTATTCATGCTGTTGCTACTGCGGAAGTCTGTGACGGCAGGGGCAAGAATATAG
- a CDS encoding prolyl-tRNA synthetase associated domain-containing protein yields the protein MRGDDLLYKILLELNISFDYYEHQPAYTVEDALKNWKYIDSTHCKNLFLRNHKGDRHYLIIMEYSQPLAIHDMEQRLKQGKLSFASPERLKRYLGVTQGAVSIFGLIHDKEHHVHVFVDENLQKAEKISFHPNDNTASIVISYGDFIKFINWSGNGYEFIRLV from the coding sequence ATGCGAGGCGATGATTTACTATATAAAATACTTCTTGAGCTGAACATTTCATTCGACTATTACGAACATCAGCCAGCCTATACTGTTGAAGATGCACTAAAGAACTGGAAATACATCGATTCCACTCACTGTAAAAATCTCTTCCTCCGCAACCATAAAGGCGACCGTCATTACCTTATAATTATGGAGTACTCGCAGCCATTGGCTATTCATGACATGGAACAGCGCCTGAAACAGGGTAAGCTGTCCTTTGCATCGCCGGAAAGACTGAAACGCTACCTTGGTGTGACACAGGGCGCCGTCTCCATCTTCGGACTTATTCACGATAAAGAGCATCATGTTCATGTCTTTGTGGATGAAAATCTACAAAAAGCAGAGAAAATCAGCTTCCACCCCAACGATAACACAGCCAGCATTGTTATTTCATACGGGGATTTCATAAAGTTTATTAATTGGAGTGGGAATGGCTATGAGTTTATTAGACTGGTTTAG
- a CDS encoding 4Fe-4S dicluster domain-containing protein — protein MGQLYDKLSEDVRFREGLKACIGCGTCTAICPAAEFYDYDPRILATTVQTKNDEQIEELLKGDFIWYCGECMSCKTRCPRGNTPGLIISALRGLSQELGYFVESEKGRQQLAIKRTVGKWILNHGYCLYPSEINVQNHPEQGPVWEWMHQHLPEVFDRLGANYQKDGPGIFRKVPQQALDELKKIFEVTGALSRFEKIEEFSRQKAEEMGMQFDEGIESEYFNHIYTTNNNQHNKK, from the coding sequence ATGGGCCAACTTTACGATAAACTCTCCGAAGACGTGCGATTCAGGGAAGGACTTAAAGCCTGCATCGGTTGCGGAACATGTACAGCTATATGCCCGGCTGCTGAGTTCTATGACTATGATCCACGCATCCTTGCCACTACTGTCCAGACAAAAAATGATGAACAAATCGAAGAATTACTCAAGGGTGATTTCATCTGGTATTGCGGTGAGTGCATGTCATGCAAGACGCGTTGCCCAAGGGGAAACACTCCCGGGCTGATAATTTCGGCCCTGCGCGGATTATCACAGGAACTTGGTTATTTCGTCGAATCGGAAAAAGGCCGACAACAACTCGCTATCAAACGAACTGTTGGGAAATGGATATTGAACCATGGTTACTGCCTTTACCCCAGTGAGATCAATGTGCAAAATCATCCTGAACAAGGTCCGGTGTGGGAATGGATGCATCAACACTTACCGGAGGTATTTGACCGCCTGGGAGCAAATTATCAGAAAGACGGCCCGGGAATATTCCGCAAAGTCCCGCAGCAAGCACTTGATGAGCTAAAAAAAATATTTGAAGTAACGGGTGCATTGAGTCGTTTTGAGAAAATTGAAGAATTCTCACGCCAAAAGGCCGAAGAAATGGGGATGCAGTTTGACGAAGGAATTGAAAGCGAATACTTTAATCATATTTATACAACGAATAATAATCAACACAACAAGAAGTAA